A single Streptomyces sp. Edi2 DNA region contains:
- a CDS encoding phosphoribosyltransferase family protein, whose amino-acid sequence MQGVWRELAGLVLPVDCAGCGRPRTELCAECRRRLARDGRGAQRVRPWPSPAGLPRVWAGAPYADEVRAVLLAHKERGALRLAGPLGAVLAGAVRGLGVGAGPQLLVPVPSARRAVAGRGHDPVRRMALRAAGELRRAGVGARVLDVLRQRRTVSDQAGLSARQRLANVAGALEVPGPAARLLAGRPVVLVDDLVTTGATLAEAARAVRAAAGRVTGAAVVAAPRSAFTAGREARESLPRGR is encoded by the coding sequence ATGCAGGGGGTGTGGCGCGAACTGGCAGGTCTGGTGCTGCCGGTCGACTGCGCGGGGTGCGGCCGGCCGCGTACGGAGCTGTGTGCGGAGTGTCGCCGGAGGCTTGCGCGGGACGGACGCGGGGCGCAGCGGGTGCGCCCGTGGCCGAGCCCGGCGGGGCTGCCCCGGGTGTGGGCGGGGGCGCCCTACGCCGACGAGGTGCGGGCGGTGCTGCTGGCCCACAAGGAGCGAGGTGCCCTGCGGCTGGCCGGGCCGCTGGGGGCGGTGCTGGCCGGGGCCGTGCGAGGGCTGGGAGTGGGGGCCGGCCCCCAGCTGCTGGTGCCGGTGCCCTCGGCCCGGAGGGCGGTGGCCGGGCGGGGCCATGATCCGGTGCGCAGGATGGCGCTGAGGGCGGCCGGAGAGCTGCGGCGGGCGGGCGTGGGAGCCCGGGTGCTCGATGTGCTGCGACAGCGTCGCACGGTATCCGACCAGGCGGGACTGAGCGCCCGCCAGCGGCTGGCGAATGTCGCCGGTGCACTGGAGGTGCCGGGCCCTGCCGCGAGGCTGCTGGCGGGGCGGCCAGTGGTGCTGGTGGACGACCTGGTGACCACGGGGGCCACCCTCGCCGAGGCGGCCAGGGCGGTCAGGGCGGCCGCCGGCCGGGTGACCGGGGCCGCGGTCGTGGCGGCACCCCGCAGCGCCTTCACCGCCGGCCGTGAAGCGAGGGAGTCACTACCACGTGGCAGATAG
- the raiA gene encoding ribosome-associated translation inhibitor RaiA yields the protein MDIVVKGRKTEVPERFRKHVAEKLKLDKVQKLDAKVISLDVEVSKEPNPRQADRSDRVEITLHSRGPVVRAEAAAADAYAALDLATAKLEARLRKQHDKRYSRRGNGRIPASEVAVSVPDAASLNTNGELAAAEAGQTVPTTKMGCIDVQGEGPLVVREKTHSAAPMLLDQALNEMELVGHDFYLFVDADTKLPSVVYRRHAYDYGVIHLNPDLFGEEEPGGAGGALGG from the coding sequence GTGGACATCGTCGTCAAGGGCCGCAAGACAGAGGTGCCCGAGCGGTTCCGCAAGCACGTGGCCGAGAAGCTGAAGCTGGACAAAGTCCAGAAGCTCGACGCCAAGGTGATCAGCCTGGACGTCGAGGTGTCCAAGGAGCCAAACCCGCGGCAGGCCGACCGTTCCGACCGGGTGGAGATCACGCTCCACTCCCGTGGCCCGGTGGTCCGGGCCGAGGCCGCCGCGGCCGATGCGTACGCCGCGCTGGATCTGGCCACCGCGAAGCTCGAGGCGCGTCTGCGCAAGCAGCACGACAAGCGCTACTCGCGTCGCGGCAACGGCCGCATCCCGGCGAGTGAGGTCGCTGTCAGCGTGCCGGATGCCGCGAGCCTGAACACCAACGGCGAACTGGCCGCCGCCGAGGCCGGCCAGACGGTGCCGACCACGAAGATGGGATGTATCGACGTCCAGGGCGAAGGACCCCTGGTCGTCCGCGAGAAGACCCATTCGGCCGCGCCGATGCTGCTCGACCAGGCGCTCAACGAAATGGAGTTGGTCGGGCACGACTTCTACCTCTTCGTCGACGCCGACACCAAGCTGCCGAGCGTCGTCTACCGCCGGCACGCCTACGACTACGGAGTCATTCACCTGAACCCCGACTTGTTCGGGGAGGAGGAGCCCGGCGGCGCAGGCGGCGCGCTGGGTGGCTGA
- a CDS encoding crosslink repair DNA glycosylase YcaQ family protein has protein sequence MTAVTQPPPLPQPVTALSRDDARRMALRAQGLVGAPDRRAGVRGVLRHLGAVQLDTISVLARSHELVPYARLGAVGRPAVESAYWSASSSAPAARPHSFEYWSHAACILPIEEWPHFAFRRRARRAKGYRWHVMEDSARSCAAVLDRLKAEGPLTTSELGGGRTGGEWWDWSETKIAVEWLLDTGEVVCTRRRAWKRVYDLAERAVPDALLHDDLDDAACLRRLVAQAGSAMGVATRADLADYHRLKAKQVDAVVADSGLVPVEVEGWGKPAWADPAALAAPPRGRHRTTLLSPFDSLIWDRPRTERIFGFTHRLEAYVPRPRRVHGYFAMPLLAGGRLVGRVDPAREGTTLVARQVSMQDSKAVAPMARALREAATWVGCDEIRVERCDDPKLTTALRAELTRTGDQ, from the coding sequence ATGACCGCCGTGACGCAGCCACCGCCTCTGCCGCAGCCTGTGACCGCCCTGTCCCGCGACGACGCCCGGCGCATGGCGCTGCGGGCCCAGGGGCTGGTGGGCGCGCCGGACCGCCGGGCCGGGGTGCGCGGGGTCCTGCGGCATCTGGGCGCGGTGCAGCTGGACACGATCTCGGTGCTGGCCCGCTCCCATGAGCTGGTGCCCTACGCCCGCCTCGGCGCCGTCGGCCGCCCCGCCGTCGAGTCCGCCTACTGGAGCGCATCCTCTTCCGCGCCCGCTGCACGGCCCCACAGCTTCGAATACTGGTCGCACGCCGCCTGCATCCTGCCCATCGAGGAGTGGCCGCACTTCGCCTTCCGCCGCCGCGCCCGCCGTGCCAAGGGCTACCGCTGGCATGTCATGGAGGACTCCGCGCGCTCCTGTGCAGCCGTCCTGGACCGCCTCAAGGCCGAGGGCCCGCTGACCACCTCGGAGCTGGGCGGCGGGCGCACGGGCGGGGAGTGGTGGGACTGGTCCGAGACCAAGATCGCGGTGGAGTGGCTGCTGGACACCGGCGAGGTGGTCTGTACCCGGCGCCGCGCCTGGAAGCGCGTCTACGACCTCGCCGAGCGCGCCGTCCCGGACGCCCTGCTCCACGACGATCTGGACGACGCCGCCTGCCTGCGCCGCCTGGTCGCCCAGGCCGGTTCCGCCATGGGGGTGGCCACGCGCGCCGACCTCGCGGACTACCACCGGCTGAAGGCCAAGCAGGTCGATGCCGTGGTTGCCGACTCCGGTCTGGTCCCGGTCGAGGTGGAGGGCTGGGGCAAGCCCGCCTGGGCCGACCCTGCCGCGCTGGCCGCTCCGCCCCGCGGCCGGCACCGCACCACCCTGCTCTCGCCTTTCGACTCCCTGATCTGGGACCGGCCGCGCACGGAGCGGATCTTCGGCTTCACGCACCGGCTGGAGGCATACGTCCCGCGTCCCCGGCGGGTTCACGGCTATTTCGCGATGCCCCTGCTGGCGGGCGGCCGGCTGGTGGGCCGGGTGGACCCGGCGCGTGAGGGCACCACCCTCGTCGCCCGCCAGGTCTCGATGCAGGACTCCAAGGCCGTCGCCCCGATGGCCCGGGCCCTTCGGGAAGCCGCCACCTGGGTCGGCTGCGATGAGATACGTGTGGAGCGCTGCGACGATCCGAAGCTGACCACCGCACTGCGCGCGGAACTCACCCGTACGGGTGACCAGTAG
- a CDS encoding response regulator transcription factor, whose amino-acid sequence MGDSFGPVRGTADDHSGAGGDDEAGRAVSMPRKEPIRVLVVDDHALFRRGLEIVLAQEEDIQVVGEAGDGAEAVDKAADLLPDIVLMDVRMPKRGGIEACTSLKEVAPSAKIIMLTISDEEADLYDAIKAGATGYLLKEISTDEVATAIRAVADGQSQISPSMASKLLTEFKSMIQRTDERRLVPAPRLTDRELEVLKLVATGMNNRDIAKELFISENTVKNHVRNILEKLQLHSRMEAVVYAMREKILEIR is encoded by the coding sequence ATGGGGGACAGTTTCGGGCCTGTGCGCGGCACCGCGGATGACCACAGCGGTGCCGGGGGTGACGACGAGGCCGGCCGGGCCGTGAGCATGCCGCGCAAGGAGCCGATCAGGGTCCTGGTCGTGGACGACCATGCACTCTTCCGGCGGGGGCTGGAGATCGTGCTGGCCCAGGAAGAGGACATCCAGGTCGTCGGCGAGGCGGGGGACGGTGCGGAGGCGGTCGACAAGGCCGCGGACCTGCTGCCCGACATCGTGCTGATGGACGTACGGATGCCCAAACGCGGCGGCATCGAGGCGTGCACCTCCCTCAAGGAGGTGGCCCCCAGCGCAAAGATCATCATGCTGACGATCAGCGACGAAGAGGCCGATCTCTACGACGCGATCAAGGCCGGCGCCACCGGCTACCTCCTCAAGGAGATCTCCACCGACGAGGTGGCGACCGCGATCCGCGCCGTGGCGGACGGCCAGTCGCAGATCAGTCCGTCGATGGCGTCCAAGCTCCTGACGGAGTTCAAGTCGATGATCCAGCGTACGGACGAGCGCAGGCTGGTGCCCGCGCCCCGGCTCACCGACCGTGAGCTGGAGGTCCTCAAGCTGGTCGCCACGGGCATGAACAACCGCGATATCGCCAAGGAACTCTTCATCTCCGAGAACACGGTGAAGAACCACGTCCGCAACATCCTGGAGAAGCTGCAGTTGCACTCCCGGATGGAAGCGGTGGTGTACGCGATGCGGGAGAAGATCCTCGAGATCCGGTGA